In Trichlorobacter lovleyi, the DNA window GGCAGCTTTGCAAAAATGGCGAGTATGTGCTGTCAAAGCAACTACTACGCTCGGCTACCAGCATCGGAGCCAATGTTGAAGAGGCGCAGGCTGCACAAAGCAAGGCTGACTTTGTTGCCAAGATGTCAATTGCCTCTAAAGAAGCGAGGGAGACAAACTATTGGTTACGATTACTCCGAGACAGCGAGATTTGCACGATTGATGTTGAGAAGCTGCTTAGTGATTCGGAATCAATTATTAATATTCTAACAGCCATTATCAAATCATCGTCATTAAAATACTCAAAATCCAGAATCCAACATTGAGAATACAACATTCAGAATTCAGAATCTAAAATTCAACATTCAAAATTCAGCAATGTCCCGTGAGGATCTGATGTATATACGTCGTATAGTACTAACTTTATGCATACTGTTACTTGCTATTCTGCCGGGGCATGCGGAACCACTCTCATCCTCCAACATTCCATTGGACAGTCCGCTCTACCTGTATCTTGAAAAATTGACCGGTATGGGGTTAATAACCTCTGATATCAAAGGGCTTAAACCGTTTGCCAGGGCTGAGGCTGCCCGGCTGACCCTGGAGGCTGAACAACACTTACGGGAACAGGGGGAGGCGGCTTCACCGGTAGGGCGTGCCTTTGTCAAACAGTTGAAGAAACAGCTCGCACGGGAGATTGCACTACGAAACCCCGAACATAAGGCAAAGTTGTTTGATGCAACGCCGGTGGTTTCTACCCGTTTGAGGTATGTTTATCTGGATGGTGTGGCACGCAACTATAACCGTACTGCCATTGATCCGGGGCATCAGTCAGCCTTTGGATTCATCGGTGGAGATCTGCGTCCCTTCGGGCCGCAGCAGGTGCATGTCACCGGCACGGAAGGGACCCCGCTGCTGGAAAATAATAACGGCACCATCCACTCCAGAGGGCATAGTGGTGAGCTGCGTGTGGCATCAGAAGGATATCTCTCCCGTTATGTCACCCTGTTTGTTGAACCCAAACTGCTGGCCAGCAAGGATAAACAGCATGGATTTATAGAGAAGGGCTACCTGACCATTGGCCGCGGCGGTCTGGCCCTTGAAGCCGGCCGGGATGAAAACTGGTTCGGCCCCGGTTATCGCGGCACAACCACGCTCACTAATAATGCCCAGAACTTCGATCAGATCAAGCTCTGGAGTCCTGAGCCGATTGATGTCGGCTGGCTGAAGCACTATCTGGGGGACGTCAAGTATGCATTGCTTGTTTCCCGTTTCGACAAGACCGGCAGCGGTACAACAGCACGCCAGCCCTATCTGGTGGGTGCCAAGTTGGCAATCAAGCCGGCGGCATGGTGGGAGATCGGGGCTAATTTTGTACGCCAGGTGGATGGTATCGGCGATTCAATCTGGGGAGGCGGCAACAATGATCATTCCAACACCATAGCTGGTCTTGATCTTCGTTTCCGTATCCCCTGGCTCCGCAATACTGAACTGTACGGTGAATTTTCCGGTGAAGATAATGCCGGTGGTGTCTGGCCGATTGTGGAGAGCTATGTCGGCGGTATCTTTATCCCCTGCCTGACCGGTTCATGTCAGGATGATCTCAGATTTGAGTATTTCTTTGGCAGCGTGATGCTGTATGGTGACTGGCAGTTTCCTGCCGGGTATGTCTACCACAACATGACGCCGGGGCACTCGCAAGGCGGGGCAGGGGTGCAGGAGTTCTATGGGCGTTACAGCCATTGGTTCGGTGTGCATACTAACCTGGCCTTTGAATATTTCTACACGGAACGTGGCCGTTCCTACCGGATGCCGGGGCAGGAAATGGAATCAAAACACAGTGGACGCATCTCCTGGACCGTGCCGCTTGTTGATGACCTTGATGCGCAACTGATGTATGGTGTTGAAGGAATCAGAAATGTCAATTTGAGTGCGGGACAGCACCGCACCAATCAGATTATGAAACTTGAACTACGCTATCGTTATTGAATCAAAGGGGCTACAGATGAAGCAGCTGTTTCGTGGGGTTGTATCGGCAGTTTTGATTGCTGTTGTTTGTTCTCAACAGGTTTTTGCAGCCCAGTTTATGGATCTGCCCTCTTCGCAGGGAGTAAATCAGAACAGTACAGCTGTGTCTGGCACCTCATCTTTACCAGCTGGAGTTGCATCGGACCAACAGGGGGTAACTATTCAGGCTCCACTGCAGGGTTCAGGTGTTTCGGCACCAATGACGCCTCAGCAGTTTCAACAGTTACCCGTCGGCATTCGTGAAAAAATGTTAGCGGATACTCTTGGTAAAAAAAATAGTATTCCGCAGGCGAACCCACCGCTGCAGTTTGATAAGAGTGATGCTAAAGTGCCACCTGCTCCCAGTACACCCAACACAATAGATAATGCACCGACATCCCGAATAGAATCAGCATTTTCAAAGAAAACAACAACCTTGCTTGACAAGATGGATACCGTACCGCTTGGACGTGAGTTGAAGCAGTTCGGCTATGATTTTTTTGCCAATACAGCTCAAATTTCTGCGGTAGATACCCTGCCAGATATAAGCGATTACCAAGTTGGCCCCGGCGATGTACTGAACCTGAATGTCTGGGGCAGTGCCGATATCAGGCTGGACCTGACGATTGACCGCAACGGTGAAGTGATGATTCCCAAGGTCGGCACGGTACGTCTGTGGGGGATGTCCTTTGATCAGGCCCGCTCTGCCATCAATGCTGCGCTGTCAAATTACTACCGTGATTTTGGCATGAACCTGACCCTGGGGCGTCTGCGCTCGATTCAGGTCTATGTGGTGGGTGAAGTGGTTAACCCGGGCCGTTATGCAGTCAGTTCCCTGGGGACTGTCATCAATGCCCTGGCAGCTGCCGGCGGACCTTCTCGCAATGGATCATTGCGTATGATCAAGGTCAGTCGTGGCAGTAAGGCCGTTGGTCAGATTGATCTGTATGAAATGCTCTTGAACGGGGATCGCAGCAAGGATGTGCGGCTGCAGAACGGTGACACCATTTTTGTACCGGTCATTGGTCCGGTGGTGGCGGTGGCTGGTGAGGTCCGGCGTCCGGCCATTTACGAGCTGCAGGGACAGACCAGTCTGAAAGAGGTGTTGCGGATGGCTGGCGGGGTTGCTGCCAGCGGCTATACCGGCCGTATCCAGGTTGAACGGATTGTTGCCAACCAGAGCCGGATTGCCCTTGACTATGAGCCCAAAGGAAGTGATGCGGAGAGCGTGCTGTCGTCAGTAACGCTGCAGGACCGTGATATGGTGAAGGTCTTTCCTGTGGAAGAGGCGATCCGCCAGGTGGTTACCCTGAAAGGGAATGTTGTCCGGCCAGGTGAGTACCAGCTCCGTAAAGGGATGCGGCTGACCGATCTATTGCCTTCAACCAAGGCGTTGCAGCCGGAATCCTATCTTGATTCCGTTGAAATCACGCGGCTTTCTCCCCCTGATTGGCGGCGTGAGCTGGTAACCGTCAGTCTGCGCAGGGCCTTGGAGGGGAGTGAGGCAGATAATATCCTGCTGCAGGAACAGGATGCCGTGCGGGTATTCTCCCGCTGGGAGATGGAAGAAAAACCCAGGGTTGCCATTAACGGTGCAGTGATGAATCCCGGTACCTACCCCTTCTATCCCGGTATGACCGTCCGCGATCTGGTAACTGCTGCCGGAAGTCCCCGCCGTTTTGCCTACTTAGATCAGGCAGAACTGAGCAGGATCATTATCGGCAGGGACAAGGCCTCCTGGACGCGTCTTCCCCTTAACCTTGCCCAGGCCCTGGCTGGTGATGTCACCCAGAATCTGGCACTGCAGTCCGATGATGTCCTGATCGTCAGGAGTATCTCTGAGTGGCAGGATGCTACAGATCGCCTGGTGACCCTGAAGGGGGAGGTGCGCTATCCCGGGGTCTATACCATTTCACGGGGCGAAAAACTGGCGTCAGTGCTGGCCAGGGCTGGGGGCTATACTGACAAGGCCTATCTGCGCGGCGCCAAGTTTACCCGGCAGTCGGTGCGCGAACAGCAGCAAAAACATATGGATGAGATGATTGCCAGAACTGAGCAGCAGGTTGCCCGCAAACAGTCTGAGCTGGCTAGCGTTGCCACCTCTAAAGATGAGCTGGCAGCAACCCAGGCCTCGCTGGAAGCACTGAGTAAAAGTCTGGCAAAGCTGAAGACACTCAAGGCTGAAGGCCGTGTGGTGATAGAGCTGGCCCAACCAAAGGAGTTTCTGGCCAGTTCCAGCAATATTGAACTGGAGGCCGGTGACATGCTTGAAGTTCCTGAACGCCCAGGTACGGTCTCTGTAATGGGCCAGGTCTACAACCAGACCGCCTTTATCTATCACCCGGAAGAGGGTGAAGTGGGTACCTATCTTGAAAAGGCCGGTGGTCCGACCTCGGATGCTGAAAGCTCGGAGATGTATGTGGTCAAGGCCGATGGTACCGTGTTCAGCCGCCAGCAGTCCTCGATCTGGAGCTTTGGCGGGTTTGGTTCAAGCCCGCTCCTGCCGGGTGATACTTTGGTGGTGCCCCAGAAGCTCGAACGGATTGCCTGGATGCGTGAGATCAAGGATATCACCCAGATTCTGGCCAATATAGCAGTGGCTGCCGGTACTATCTGGATCGGTTTGAAATAGGAGCAATGATGAGCGAATCTCAAGAGACCGTAGCAACGTCATCTCACCAGCACCCTGATGACGAGATCAACCTGCTGGATTACCTTGAAATATTGGCCCGCAATTGGCGCATGATTGTAAAGACCATAATTATTGCAGCTTTTGTATCAGTGATCTACAGCTTGCTGCTCAGAAATATTTACAGTGCAACCACCCGCATCCTGCCACCCCAGCAGGAGTCATCCGGCCTGATGGGGATGCTGATGGGGGCCAGTGGCGGTATGGGTAGTCTGGCATCAGACCTGTTGGGAAAAGGATCAGCAGCTGAGATGTATATCAGCATTCTCAATAGCGAGGAGATCAGTGACCGGATCATTGATCGTTTCAATCTGATGGAAGTCTATAAGACCAAATACCGTTTGGATGCATACAAAAAGCTTGATAAGAAAGTTGCTATTTCTTCCGGTAAAAAAGATGGCATCATTGTCATTACAGTGAACGACAAGGACCCCAAACGGGCTGCTGCGATTGCCAATGCCTATGTTGATGAGTTGAGTAAGCTGTTAATAAAGCTAAATATTGTTGGTGCTGGTAAGAATCGAGGCTATCTTGAAACCCGTCTGATAAAGGCCCGGACTGATCTGGCAGCTGCCGAGGATGCGCTGAAGGCATTTCAGGCAAAGAGTAAGATCTTTTCGGTCTCAGACCAGGCCCAGGCCAGTATCGGTGGCATTGCCCAGTTACAAGGTCAGTTGGCAGTGCAGGAGGTGCAGCTCGCTACTCTGCAACGACAGTTCACTGAAAATAGCCAAGAGGTAAAAAC includes these proteins:
- a CDS encoding four helix bundle protein, giving the protein MKENVIRDKSYSFALQVVALYRQLCKNGEYVLSKQLLRSATSIGANVEEAQAAQSKADFVAKMSIASKEARETNYWLRLLRDSEICTIDVEKLLSDSESIINILTAIIKSSSLKYSKSRIQH
- a CDS encoding capsule assembly Wzi family protein, which gives rise to MYIRRIVLTLCILLLAILPGHAEPLSSSNIPLDSPLYLYLEKLTGMGLITSDIKGLKPFARAEAARLTLEAEQHLREQGEAASPVGRAFVKQLKKQLAREIALRNPEHKAKLFDATPVVSTRLRYVYLDGVARNYNRTAIDPGHQSAFGFIGGDLRPFGPQQVHVTGTEGTPLLENNNGTIHSRGHSGELRVASEGYLSRYVTLFVEPKLLASKDKQHGFIEKGYLTIGRGGLALEAGRDENWFGPGYRGTTTLTNNAQNFDQIKLWSPEPIDVGWLKHYLGDVKYALLVSRFDKTGSGTTARQPYLVGAKLAIKPAAWWEIGANFVRQVDGIGDSIWGGGNNDHSNTIAGLDLRFRIPWLRNTELYGEFSGEDNAGGVWPIVESYVGGIFIPCLTGSCQDDLRFEYFFGSVMLYGDWQFPAGYVYHNMTPGHSQGGAGVQEFYGRYSHWFGVHTNLAFEYFYTERGRSYRMPGQEMESKHSGRISWTVPLVDDLDAQLMYGVEGIRNVNLSAGQHRTNQIMKLELRYRY
- a CDS encoding SLBB domain-containing protein, which codes for MLDKMDTVPLGRELKQFGYDFFANTAQISAVDTLPDISDYQVGPGDVLNLNVWGSADIRLDLTIDRNGEVMIPKVGTVRLWGMSFDQARSAINAALSNYYRDFGMNLTLGRLRSIQVYVVGEVVNPGRYAVSSLGTVINALAAAGGPSRNGSLRMIKVSRGSKAVGQIDLYEMLLNGDRSKDVRLQNGDTIFVPVIGPVVAVAGEVRRPAIYELQGQTSLKEVLRMAGGVAASGYTGRIQVERIVANQSRIALDYEPKGSDAESVLSSVTLQDRDMVKVFPVEEAIRQVVTLKGNVVRPGEYQLRKGMRLTDLLPSTKALQPESYLDSVEITRLSPPDWRRELVTVSLRRALEGSEADNILLQEQDAVRVFSRWEMEEKPRVAINGAVMNPGTYPFYPGMTVRDLVTAAGSPRRFAYLDQAELSRIIIGRDKASWTRLPLNLAQALAGDVTQNLALQSDDVLIVRSISEWQDATDRLVTLKGEVRYPGVYTISRGEKLASVLARAGGYTDKAYLRGAKFTRQSVREQQQKHMDEMIARTEQQVARKQSELASVATSKDELAATQASLEALSKSLAKLKTLKAEGRVVIELAQPKEFLASSSNIELEAGDMLEVPERPGTVSVMGQVYNQTAFIYHPEEGEVGTYLEKAGGPTSDAESSEMYVVKADGTVFSRQQSSIWSFGGFGSSPLLPGDTLVVPQKLERIAWMREIKDITQILANIAVAAGTIWIGLK
- a CDS encoding GumC family protein → MSESQETVATSSHQHPDDEINLLDYLEILARNWRMIVKTIIIAAFVSVIYSLLLRNIYSATTRILPPQQESSGLMGMLMGASGGMGSLASDLLGKGSAAEMYISILNSEEISDRIIDRFNLMEVYKTKYRLDAYKKLDKKVAISSGKKDGIIVITVNDKDPKRAAAIANAYVDELSKLLIKLNIVGAGKNRGYLETRLIKARTDLAAAEDALKAFQAKSKIFSVSDQAQASIGGIAQLQGQLAVQEVQLATLQRQFTENSQEVKTAKASIANLRGQIARLEGQGGGGVVPGVGTMPELGQQYLRLMREFKIQETIVELLTKQYEMAKLSEAKDVVNVQVIQTARVPDKKSKPKRSIIVLSATFAAGFIAILYAFIREAAIRMPPEDRARWQKIRSLLPDLSGLNSRLRRLRPGKSA